The following DNA comes from Bacteroidota bacterium.
TTCCAGGGCCCCCCGGCGGATGAGGGAGCGCACGCGCGCCACCAGCTCCGCGAACGCAAACGGCTTGGTGAGATAGTCGTCGGCCCCGGAATCGAGCCCCTCCACTTTCTCCTCCACCGCGCTCTTGGCGGTCAGCATCAGGACCGGGGTCCGGATCTGTTTCGACCGGAGATCTTTGAGCACGAGGATTCCGTCCTTCTTGGGGAGGAGGATGTCGAGAATGATCAGGTCGTAATTTCCGGCGGATGCCATGGCCTCGCCCTGGGCGCCGTCATACGCCACTTCGACGGCGTACCGTTCCTCTTCCAATCCCTGCTTCAGGAATTTCGCTACTTTCTTTTCGTCTTCAACGATCAGGATTTTCATGCGCCTCTTCGTCTGTGCGGCTGCGGGTAATATACCAAAGCGCCGGTTCTCAAGTGTTAAACGGAAATTAAAACTTTTTAATCTCAGTTCAAAACCATCCGGTGCTGCATGATTTATCCGATTCGACCGTCTGCGCGCTTCTCCTGGGGCCGCGTCACCCCGATGTGACGGGCATCCCTCCTCATTTTGCATCTTCCCGACATTTTGTATATTGCAGCGATTATGAAAGGCTTTTTCCTCATCTCAATTTCGACGATCGCATTTTCGGGCTGTTTCCAGCAAATCGCTGTCAGCTCGCTCGGGGGCATCATGCAAACCGGTTTTGAGGTGCTCAACCAGGAACAGGACCTGGAGCTTGCGGACCGGAGCATCGCCTCGAACCTCAAGCTTATCGAAACGATCCTCGAAAAGGACCCGGATAACACCCATTACCTTCTCCTCGCCTCGATCGGGTATTCCAGCTACGCGCTCGGATTCGTCGAGGACGACAGTATCGAGCGGGCCCGGCTTTTCTATTCGAGGGCCAAGGAGTTCGGGCTCCGTATCCTGCGCAGGCACGATCGGATTGCAGCCGGCCTGGGCCTCGGAATCGGGGATTTCGCGGCGTCGCTTGCCACGCTCTCGAAGGAGGACGTGCCGGCTGTGTTCTGGACTGCCGTCGCCTGGGGAAGCCTGATACGCTCCGATCTCAGCAATTCGGCCGGGATTGCCGAACTCCCCAGGGTGGAGGCCCTGATGCAATTTGTCCACGAAAAAGACCCCACGTTCTTCTATGGCGGGGCTGATTTCTTTCTCGGCACCCTCTATGCGAGCCGCTCCAACATGCTCGGCGGGGACACGGCGCGCGCGCGCGGGTATTTTGAGGATTGCCTGCGGATCAACGGGGGAAAATTCCTGATGACCTACATCTATTACGCCCAGACGTACGCCTACCAGACCCAGAACAGGGAGCTCTTCGAGCGCTGCCTGACCGCGGTGGACACGGCGTCGATCGATATCCTGCCCGAGTCCAGGCTCTCAAATGCGATCGCCAAGAAGAAGGCCAGGCTCCTCCGCTCCCATATCGAAGAGATCTTCTGAACCAATTGACGGGAATCCGAATGAACCGCATCCGAACATGTATGGCCGCCCGCTTGTGCGCGCTCCTTCTCGTCGGCCTCGGGGGGCTTTCCGCCCTCTCCGCCCAGCCGCAATATACGATCAAGTTTGCCACGGTTGCGCCCGACGGGAGCCCCTGGATGACCGTCATGCGGGAGTTTGACCGCCAGATCCGGAAGGAAAGCGGAGGCCGGCTCGGATTCAAGATTTACCCGAACAATATCCAGGGCGACGAGAAGGACGTCCTCCGGAAGATCAAACTCGGCCAGCTCCAGAGCGCGGGCATCACCGGGAACGGGATGACGACAATTTCCCGGCCGCTCAGGATCCTCGACGCTCCCTTTCTGTTCAAGTCGGCGGATGAAGCCGATGCAATCCATAAGGAATTCGACGCGGAGTTCAACAAGGCGTTTGAGGAAAACGGGTTCGTCAACCTGGGGTGGGCGGAGGTGGGCTTCATCTACGTGTTCTCGAACACGCCGGTCCGCAGCCCCGATGATCTGAAGAAAGTCAAGATGTGGATGTGGGAAGGGGATCCGATCGCGGAAGCGGCGTTCAAGACGATGAACGTCAGCCCCATCTCTCTTTCGATCACGGACGTGCTGACCTCCCTCCAGACGAACCTGATCGACGGCTTTTACACTTCGCCCCTCGGGTGCATCGCCCTCCAGTGGTTTTCGCGGTCGAAGTATATGCTCGACGTGCCCCTGGCGAACGCCTCGGGAGCGGTGATCATCTCCCGGAAGAAATTCGAGGAGTTGCCGGCCGACCTCCGGGAGATCCTCCTCCGGAACGGGGCGATCTACATGAAGAAGCTGACCGACGTGAGCCGCCGGGAAAATGAGAAGGCGATGGAAACGCTCAGGAAAAACGGGATCACGATCGTTGAACCCCCCTCGCCGGAGGCGTTGCGAAGTTACGAGGAGATCGGCCGCAAGTCGCGGCGCCTGCTCGTCGGCAACCTCTATTCCCAGGACCTGCTCGACCGGGTCGAACGGGCCGTGGCCGCCTACCGGACCGGCAAGCGAGGCACCTCGAAATAACGGATTAATTCAAGGAGAGCTCCCCGATGAAAAAACTCATTGTCCTGATACTCTTCTTCGCCTCAGCGGCTTACCCTCAGGGCGGCGGCCATCTCATCGAAAACCCGCTGAAAGATATTCCGAAATGGGTCCGGAATGAATTCGCTGCGAGGCACCTCGATCAGCGTTACACCATCGTGTTCCGGCTCTATCCGCGCATACTCCGCGGCGACTTCAACGGGGACGACAAGCGGGACGTTGCCATCCAGATCGAAGAGACTTCGAGCGGCATGCTCGGCGTAGCGATCTTCCATACCAAGAAGGTTCAAGCGCTCTTTGTCCCGGTCTCGATCCTCGGGGCCGGCAAGCAGATCGGAAAAGCGGGTGACGATTTCAAGTGGGTCGAAGTCTGGAGCCTCCATCGCCAGCATGCCACGCTCTCCGGCCGGAAGACGTCGATGCCTGAATTGTCCGGAGATGCGCTCAGAGTGGGTAAACGCTCGGGGAAGAGCGGCCTCCTCTACTGGGACGGGAAGAACTATGCCTGGCATCAACTTTCCAAGTAGGGGCGCGCTCATCCCCCGGTATCGCGGCACAACTCTCCAACTCGTCATGCTGACATGCTCCAGGTCAGCATCTTCCAACGCTTTTAGAAAAAGCCCGACCTAAAATATTTCGGGATGACGTGTGGGAGTGAAGTGGAGCCAATAGGCTATCCCCACTAGGCTATGAAGAATTTCAGATTTGCGGAGCGCCTGGCCGCCGATCTTAATCTCCTCCCGGCGGCGCTCTACGATGCCTTCCCGGCAGTCCTCTTTGGCCGGGTGCTGGTTCTTGCCTCCCGGCTCAGCGTGTTCGAAGCGCTCGACCGGGGCCCCATGACAGCCGGGGAGGTATCCTCGCGGCTCGAACTCCCCCGGCAAAGCGCCGAACTGATCCTCTCCTCGCTCGAAGCGAAATCCTACCTCCGCAGAAAGGGCGAGCGCTATACGCTGGCTCCCCAGGCAAGGAAATGGCTCCTCAAAAGTTCCGCGCATTACATGGGACATTTTCTGAGGTATATCGAGTTGCTTCACGGCCGTTGGATGTCCCTCGAACTATCTCTGAAGTCGGGAGCTCCCGAACAGGGTTACGCCGCCACCTTCACATCCGCCGAGTGGCTGAT
Coding sequences within:
- a CDS encoding heavy metal response regulator transcription factor; this encodes MKILIVEDEKKVAKFLKQGLEEERYAVEVAYDGAQGEAMASAGNYDLIILDILLPKKDGILVLKDLRSKQIRTPVLMLTAKSAVEEKVEGLDSGADDYLTKPFAFAELVARVRSLIRRGALEKSTLLKIADLQLDTVAHKAKRGETSIELTGKEYALLEYFMRNVNRVLTRTILSEHIWHYNFDTGTNVIDVYVNHLRSKIDDGFEAKLLHTIRGVGYVLKDD
- the dctP gene encoding TRAP transporter substrate-binding protein DctP, yielding MNRIRTCMAARLCALLLVGLGGLSALSAQPQYTIKFATVAPDGSPWMTVMREFDRQIRKESGGRLGFKIYPNNIQGDEKDVLRKIKLGQLQSAGITGNGMTTISRPLRILDAPFLFKSADEADAIHKEFDAEFNKAFEENGFVNLGWAEVGFIYVFSNTPVRSPDDLKKVKMWMWEGDPIAEAAFKTMNVSPISLSITDVLTSLQTNLIDGFYTSPLGCIALQWFSRSKYMLDVPLANASGAVIISRKKFEELPADLREILLRNGAIYMKKLTDVSRRENEKAMETLRKNGITIVEPPSPEALRSYEEIGRKSRRLLVGNLYSQDLLDRVERAVAAYRTGKRGTSK
- a CDS encoding TRAP transporter TatT component family protein; translated protein: MKGFFLISISTIAFSGCFQQIAVSSLGGIMQTGFEVLNQEQDLELADRSIASNLKLIETILEKDPDNTHYLLLASIGYSSYALGFVEDDSIERARLFYSRAKEFGLRILRRHDRIAAGLGLGIGDFAASLATLSKEDVPAVFWTAVAWGSLIRSDLSNSAGIAELPRVEALMQFVHEKDPTFFYGGADFFLGTLYASRSNMLGGDTARARGYFEDCLRINGGKFLMTYIYYAQTYAYQTQNRELFERCLTAVDTASIDILPESRLSNAIAKKKARLLRSHIEEIF